A window of Candidatus Caldatribacterium sp. contains these coding sequences:
- the rsmA gene encoding ribosomal RNA small subunit methyltransferase A — protein sequence MVRRKFGQHFLADAQVLERIVEAGDLSSCDLVFEVGVGEGTLTERLAQKAGWVVGLEIDSSLLARAKERLKNFPNVVLMEEDVLSVDFSLLFSFPAERRKCVANLPYGISTPFFFRFLTATPKVEWERFVVMVQYEFGEKLLSLPPQGKGNPLSVATARIFSVERLLVVPPSSFRPNPRVYSVLLRGRRKSEVPKDYPEFLHFVTQIFRHRRKTLRNLVPEEALLPGMAKKRAEDLALEEWEELWERARVVLGKKQEYNGGRGCYAKEHLGRGQSHRCQD from the coding sequence GTGGTGCGACGGAAATTTGGGCAGCACTTTCTTGCTGATGCGCAGGTTCTCGAGCGCATCGTAGAAGCGGGGGATCTCTCTTCGTGCGACCTTGTGTTTGAGGTTGGAGTGGGAGAGGGAACCTTAACGGAGAGGCTTGCGCAGAAAGCAGGATGGGTGGTTGGGCTTGAGATCGATTCCTCCCTCCTTGCTCGGGCGAAAGAGCGTCTGAAGAACTTCCCAAACGTAGTCCTCATGGAAGAGGATGTTCTCAGCGTTGATTTCTCTCTCCTCTTTTCCTTTCCTGCAGAGCGTCGGAAGTGCGTTGCCAACCTCCCCTATGGGATTTCCACGCCTTTCTTCTTCCGGTTCCTCACCGCTACTCCCAAAGTCGAGTGGGAACGTTTTGTAGTCATGGTCCAGTACGAGTTTGGAGAGAAGCTCTTGTCCCTTCCTCCCCAGGGAAAGGGAAACCCCCTATCCGTAGCAACGGCGAGGATTTTCTCCGTGGAGCGGCTCCTCGTGGTGCCTCCTTCTTCGTTCCGGCCAAACCCTCGGGTGTACTCAGTGCTCCTTCGGGGGAGGCGAAAGAGCGAGGTCCCGAAGGATTACCCCGAATTTTTGCATTTCGTAACCCAGATTTTCCGCCACCGCCGGAAGACCCTGAGGAACCTCGTTCCCGAGGAGGCCCTCCTCCCAGGAATGGCCAAAAAACGGGCTGAAGACCTTGCCCTCGAGGAGTGGGAGGAGCTCTGGGAAAGGGCCCGTGTTGTCCTTGGAAAGAAGCAGGAATATAATGGAGGAAGGGGTTGCTATGCCAAAGAACACCTGGGTCGGGGACAATCTCACCGATGTCAAGATTAA